In Anomalospiza imberbis isolate Cuckoo-Finch-1a 21T00152 unplaced genomic scaffold, ASM3175350v1 scaffold_52, whole genome shotgun sequence, a single window of DNA contains:
- the OTUD5 gene encoding LOW QUALITY PROTEIN: OTU domain-containing protein 5 (The sequence of the model RefSeq protein was modified relative to this genomic sequence to represent the inferred CDS: inserted 2 bases in 1 codon; deleted 3 bases in 3 codons), producing the protein MKEDGACLFRAVADQVYGDQDMHEVVRKHCMDYLMKNADYFSNYVTEDFTTYINRKRKSTCHGNHIEMQAMAEMYNRPVEVYQYGTEPINTFHGIQHNEDEPIRVSYHRNIHYNSVVNPNKATIGVGLGLPSFKPGLAEQSLMKSAIKTSEESWIEQQMLEDKKRATDWEATNEAIEEQVARESYLQWLRDQEKQARQPRKASATCSSATAAAASGLEEWSGRSPRPRSAAPSPEHPGLHPEPPGPKPPSPGAPXPAGKPPSPCAPGTSSQLGAGAGRATPPLVSLYPALECRAIMQQMSPTAFG; encoded by the exons ATGAAGGAGGACGGGGCCTGTCTGTTCCGGGCCGTGG CCGATCAGGTGTACGGAGACCAGGACATGCACGAGGTGGTGAGGAAGCACTGCATGGACTACCTG atGAAGAACGCCGATTACTTCTCCAACTACGTCACGGAGGATTTCACCACCTACATCAACCGCAAGCGCAAGAGCACCTGCCACGGGAACCACATCGAGATGCAGGCCATGGCCGAGATGTACAACCGGCCCGTCGAGGTCTACCAGTACGGCACTG aGCCCATCAACACGTTCCACGGGATCCAGCACAACGAGGACGAGCCCATCCGGGTCAGCTACCACCGCAACATCCACTACAACTCCGTGGTGAACCCCAACAAGGCCACCATCGgcgtggggctggggctgccctccTTCAAACCGGGG ctggcGGAGCAGTCCCTGATGAAGAGCGCCATCAAGACGTCGGAGGAGTCGTGGATCGAGCAGCAGATGCTGGAGGACAAGAAGCGTGCCACCGACTGGGAGGCCACCAACGAGGCCATCGAGGAGCAGGTGGCCCGCGAGTCCTACCTGCAGTGGCTGCGCGACCAGGAGAAGCAGGCGCGGCAG CCTCGCAAGGCCAGCGCCACGTGCAGCTCGGCCACGGCGGCTGCGGCCAGTGGCCTGGAGGAGTGGAGTGGCCGCTCGCCGCGG CCCCGCAGCGCCGCCCCCTCCCCCGAGCACCCCGGGCTGCACCCCGAGCCCCCCGGCCCCAAACCCCCCTCGCCCGGAGCCCC CCCCGCCGGAAAGCCCCCCTCGCCCTGCGCCCcag ggaCCAGCAGCCAGCTGGGCGCGGGGGCCGGCCGGGCCACGCCGCCGCTGGTGTCGCTGTAC CCCGCGCTCGAGTGCCGCGCC ATCATGCAGCAGATGTCGCCGACCGCCTTCG gTTGA